From Candidatus Pedobacter colombiensis, one genomic window encodes:
- the efp gene encoding elongation factor P: MAKASEVKSGNILRFNGELVQVEEFLHRTPGNLRAFYQARMRNVKTGKLVEYRFRVDEEVEICRVETSDYQFLYEDGDALVVMDNNTFEQFNIPKLLFGKSIRFLKEGMNVIIAFESDEPIMAQTPSHVELEITYSEPAVKGDTSTNALKYATVETGVEIKVPMFINQGDKVKIDTRTGDYVERVK; encoded by the coding sequence ATGGCAAAAGCATCAGAAGTAAAAAGTGGGAACATACTTCGTTTTAACGGAGAGTTGGTACAAGTAGAAGAGTTTCTACATCGTACACCCGGAAATTTACGTGCCTTTTATCAGGCTAGAATGCGGAATGTTAAAACCGGTAAATTGGTTGAATATAGGTTCCGTGTTGATGAAGAGGTGGAGATTTGCCGTGTTGAAACCAGTGATTACCAGTTTTTGTATGAAGATGGTGATGCACTAGTGGTAATGGATAATAATACTTTCGAACAGTTTAACATACCGAAATTATTATTCGGTAAAAGTATCCGGTTTTTGAAAGAAGGAATGAATGTAATCATCGCATTTGAAAGTGACGAGCCGATTATGGCACAAACACCTTCTCATGTGGAATTAGAAATAACCTACTCTGAGCCTGCGGTTAAAGGCGATACTTCTACAAATGCATTGAAATATGCAACGGTAGAGACAGGAGTAGAGATAAAAGTCCCAATGTTTATCAATCAGGGCGATAAAGTTAAGATTGATACACGTACTGGTGACTATGTTGAAAGAGTAAAATAA